Proteins from one Aspergillus nidulans FGSC A4 chromosome VIII genomic window:
- a CDS encoding uncharacterized protein (transcript_id=CADANIAT00001830): MRLSLSRLSPRDLKPYAAEFLGTGLIIVIGDGVVAQALLSDYQYGTWLSINLAWAAAVCLSGYLATPSPACNPAISIIMALIRPQPDQWKKIPGKLLAQFLGGFVGALLVYINYRSAILAWDPEYTIPGGSILSPRGHHSAGIFCTYPAAFFSSNWEAAFNEVLGAAVLMFGVLSVSDPANAHRFQSPQLSMFLLLVAIGAALGWQTGYAINPARDFGPRLFSAFLYGQEVFTAANYYFVVPLFAPFIGCFVGASVYDSFLYEGSGSRIADALDKAADRNGELRLD, translated from the exons ATGCGTCTTTCTCTCTCGCGGCTTTCGCCGAGAGACCTCAAGCCATACGCAGCCGAATTCCTCGGGACCGGGTTGATAATTGTCATCGGTGACGGTGTGGTCGCCCAGGCTTTGCTTTCCGACTACCAGTATGGCACCTGGCTTTCTATTAACCTGGCCTGGGCGGCGGCAGTCTGCTTGTCCGGCTATCTAGCCACTCCCAGTCCGGCCTGCAATCCAGCTATTTCTATCATCATGGCCTTGATCCGACCGCAGCCTGACCAGTGGAAGAAAATTCCAGGCAAGTTGCTTGCTCAGTTCTTGGGAGGCTTCGTGGGCGCTCTCCTCGTTTACATCAACTACCGTTCCGCTATCTTGGCCTGGGATCCTGAGTACACAATCCCGGGAGGCTCGATCCTGAGTCCTCGAGGCCATCACTCGGCCGGGATCTTTTGCACCTATCCGGccgctttcttttcttcgaaCTGGGAGGCCGCCTTTAACGAAGTGCTGGGGGCGGCCGTGCTCATGTTTGGTGTCCTGAGTGTGTCCGACCCTGCCAATGCGCATCGCTTCCAGTCGCCTCAGCTCTCGatgttcctgctcctcgttgCCATTGGCGCTGCTTTGGGCTGGCAGACAGGTTAC GCGATTAACCCGGCCCGTGACTTTGGTCCACGGCTCTTCTCGGCATTTCTTTACGGTCAGGAAGTGTTCACAGCGGCAAACTACTACTTTGTCGTGCCACTGTTTGCGCCTTTTATTGGCTGTTTTGTGGGTGCGTCGGTGTACGATTCATTTCTCTACGAGGGTTCCGGATCGCGCATTGCAGACGCCCTAGACAAAGCAGCTGATCGAAATGGCGAGCTTCGATTGGATTAA
- a CDS encoding aminopeptidase P family protein (transcript_id=CADANIAT00001828), with the protein MRVSDPAKLDILPDDACEIRLTIAASECDKYPAKQHARKVASKLGVRDGLIYLVGKATINWGDSDQPRPFRQRRYFYYLSGVDEADCYLTYDIRNDLLTIYVPNFSLQHAIWMGPTLTVEEARQRYDADRFRYYAALRSDLNSWVDQYNKDSPIYVLHSSQKPEISAKELRSREVKDEYEIRMIRKANEISALAHRNILQNIHRMSNESEIEGLFLDTCVSHGAKNQSYEIIAGSGPNAAVLHYVKNDEPLNGRQLVCLDAGAEWNCYASDVTRTIPLGKDWPSSHAKDIYAIVEEMQEECIRRVKPGLRFRDLHELAHIIAIKGLQELGVLKAGTVEEIRRSGASSIFFPHGLGHHVGLEVHDVSEQPITANGHLSREFVPQMSTPLLQEGMVITIEPGVYFNKLALENSRSLPLAKYIDFDKAEQYIPVGGVRIEDDLLVTSTGYENLTMAPKGKEMLEILRGRSKQ; encoded by the exons ATGCGAGTATCGGATCCGGCAAAACTTGACATCTTGCCCGACGACGCTTGCGAGATCCGTTTGACAATTGCGGCCTCCGAGTGCGACAAGTATCCAG CGAAACAACATGCCCGCAAGGTTGCTTCAAAGCTAGGGGTCCGCGACGGTCTTATCTATCTCGTTGGCAAAGCTACGATAAACTGGGGAGACTCAGACCAACCACGCCCTTTCCGGCAGAGACGCTACTTCTACTATCTGAGCGGTGTAGACGAGGCAGATTGCTACCTGACATACGACATTCGCAACGACCTTTTGACTATCTACGTTCCGAATTTCAGCCTGCAACACGCGATATGGATGGGACCGACACTCACTGTCGAGGAAGCACGGCAACGGTACGATGCAGACCGCTTCCGCTATTATGCTGCTCTACGGAGCGACCTCAATTCATGGGTGGACCAATATAACAAAGACAGCCCGATTTACGTCCTCCATAGCTCCCAGAAACCCGAGATTTCGGCGAAGGAGCTTCGCT CGCGGGAGGTGAAAGATGAATACGAGATCCGGATGATTCGCAAAGCCAACGAGATCTCTGCCCTTGCACACCGAAACATCCTACAAAACATACACCGCATGTCAAACGAAAGTGAAATTGAGGGACTCTTCCTAGACACATGCGTGTCGCACGGTGCGAAGAACCAGTCATATGAAATCATTGCTGGATCTGGGCCCAACGCAGCGGTGCTACACTATGTGAAGAACGACGAGCCTCTTAACGGGAGACAACTTGTCTGTCTGGATGCGGGCGCGGAATGGAACTGCTACGCGAGTGACGTCACTCGCACAATTCCCCTAGGGAAAGACTGGCCCAGCTCGCACGCGAAAGACATCTACGCCATCGTCGAAGAAATGCAGGAGGAATGCATCAGACGTGTAAAGCCTGGGCTAAGATTTCGAGACCTGCACGAGCTTGCTCATATCATCGCCATCAAAGGACTGCAAGAACTCGGAGTCCTCAAGGCTGGAACTGTAGAAGAAATCCGTCGATCCGGAgcatcctccatcttctttccccatGGCCTCGGCCACCATGTAGGGTTGGAGGTGCATGACGTATCGGAACAGCCAATCACTGCTAATGGGCACTTGTCCAGGGAATTTGTACCGCAAATGAGCACTCCACTTCTTCAGGAAGGCATGGTGATTACCATTGAACCTGGAGTCTACTTCAACAAGCTTGCGCTGGAAAACTCCCGAAGCCTGCCATTGGCGAAGTACATCGACTTCGATAAGGCCGAGCAGTACATCCCTGTTGGCGGAGTGCGCATCGAGGATGACCTTCTGGTCACCAGCACAGGGTACGAGAACCTTACCATGGCGCCGAAAGGGAAGGAGATGCTCGAGATTCTCCGTGGCCGCAGCAAGCAATAA
- a CDS encoding SSH4 family protein (transcript_id=CADANIAT00001829) yields the protein MRGSEASAPGAFWDAPSTLATSIRTNPPTLETDINTPRLLDSQHVASKFARGMPTASWDQGNGGSISVSGNSTGKGILIGVLSAFGSAAVAVLVLAAFFFFKYTERGRILLDRMGRPGEFDDEQAFLREEAEALEVMDDMSRSEYLRSKAFVEANPPESVQTDISLSQFLAIQEKGVSAWEFQPELEIANCFVEARTEIEFYDSICSVQTNLPVPKQNDVYYWEAKIFDKPETTLISIGMSTKPYPLFRLPGYHKSSVAYESTGHRRYNQPFTSLPYGPQLTQGDVVGVGYRPRSGTIFFTRNGKKLEDVVHGQKSQNFFPTVGANGPCTVHVNFGQLGFVFIEANVKKWGLAPMTGSLAPPPPYGSEQGSILLESGRESAAHVAHRVYQDPSNAQTNSTVRIPPSVSPGPIRSPTDISLAPLAHIPSHDDAGEGSSRTGPSNPEQVPLLNPDELEQVPPPEYTSPDGSPRASQDFSREGQPPIPSYDAAVGNPADNTSHTH from the exons ATGCGGGGATCTGAGGCATCGGCGCCCGGTGCTTTCTGGGATGCTCCCTCAACCCTCGCGACTTCCATCAGGACGAACCCGCCCACTCTCGAAACGGACATCAATACACCGCGTCTACTCGACTCGCAACATGTCGCTTCGAAATTCGCACGTGGGATGCCAACCGCATCCTGGGATCAGGGCAATGGCGGTTCGATAAGTGTCAGTGGCAACTCGACGGGGAAGGGTATCTTGATCGGTGTTCTATCCGCCTTTGGCTCAGCGGCGGTTGCGGtgcttgtgctcgcggctttcttcttcttcaagtaTACCGAGCGTGGTCGGATCCTTCTAGATCGTATGGGCCGCCCTGGTGAATTCGACGATGAGCAAGCGTTTCTGCgagaggaggctgaggcccTCGAAGTCATGGATGACATGTCGAGATCAGAGTATTTAAGATCAAAGG CGTTTGTTGAAGCCAACCCGCCCGAGTCGGTGCAGACTGATATCTCGTTATCCCAGTTTCTTGCAATTCAGGAGAAAGGCGTGTCGGCGTGGGAGTTCCAGCCGGAACTCGAGATTGCCAACTGCTTTGTGGAAGCCCGAACAGAGATCGAGTTTTATGATTCAATCTGTAGCGTCCAAACAAACCTACCGGTTCCTAAACAGAACGACGTATATTATTGGGAGGCTAAGATCTTTGATAAACCCGAAACCACTCTTATTAGTATTGGCATGTCTACGAAACCATATCCTCTTTTCAGGTTACCTG GCTATCATAAATCATCAGTTGCATATGAGTCGACCGGTCATCGGAGGTATAACCAACCGTTTACCTCGCTCCCATATGGGCCCCAACTCACCCAAGGCGATGTCGTGGGTGTGGGTTACCGGCCCCGCTCTGGTACGATATTCTTCACCCGCAACGGCAAGAAACTGGAGGATGTAGTGCATGGTCAGAAGTCACAAAATTTCTTCCCCACTGTCGGGGCTAATGGTCCATGCACGGTACATGTGAACTTTGGACAGCTGGGATTTGTGTTTATTGAAGCCAATGTCAAGAAATGGGGTCTTGCGCCAATGACCGGTAGCCTGGCACCCCCTCCGCCATATGGAAGCGAGCAGGGTAGCATTCTTCTTGAGTCTGGCCGAGAAAGTGCCGCTCATGTGGCGCATCGGGTTTACCAGGACCCCAGCAATGCGCAGACAAACTCGACGGTTCGGATACCGCCGTCGGTCAGTCCTGGGCCTATTCGATCACCGACCGATATCTCCCTCGCGCCGCTCGCACACATTCCGTCACATGACGATGCCGGGGAAGGGTCAAGTCGAACAGGTCCCAGCAACCCTGAGCAGGTGCCTCTACTGAACCCTGATGAGTTAGAGCAGGTCCCGCCCCCCGAATACACCAGCCCTGATGGGAGTCCAAGAGCCAGCCAGGACTTCTCTCGTGAGGGTCAACcgcccatccccagctaCGACGCTGCCGTTGGCAATCCAGCTGACAATACTTCGCACACACATTAA